From one Alosa alosa isolate M-15738 ecotype Scorff River chromosome 5, AALO_Geno_1.1, whole genome shotgun sequence genomic stretch:
- the LOC125294907 gene encoding E3 ubiquitin-protein ligase TRIM47-like — MAEAMSNNEDLLMCPICLDLLKDPVTLHCGHNYCISCIKGCWDQEDQKVRPGVYSCPQCRQTFTPRPVLNKNNVVAELVEQLRKTRIQAAPPALSTAGPGDVECDICAGRKLKAAKSCLDCLLSYCETHFKAHNELHPGRNHSVIDATGQLQERICSRHKKVFEIFCRTDQSFICYPCTMDEHKGHDTVTAAAEWENKQKQLGQTQRRFQQRIQEREKELQELRKAVETLKSSAQTAVEDSERIFTEMIRSIERRRSEVTELIRVQEKAEVSRVEGLLKRLEQEIAELKRRDAELEQLSHTEDHIHFLKNVVSVTGAPCSTVLANMTFSQSFSFEAVKESVSAVKVQLEEKLDGIFKQEVDKISAAVAHIQIIQSLEYTDSKLPVRRTNSKEKLPPNMSDVQVVFLNQ, encoded by the exons ATGGCAGAGGCAATGTCAAATAACGAGGACCTTTTAATGTGTCCTATTTGTTTGGATCTGCTGAAGGATCCAGTGACTCTTCATTGTGGACACAACTACTGTATCAGCTGCATTAAAGGCTGCTGGGATCAGGAAGATCAGAAGGTTAGACCAGGCGTTTATAGCTGCCCACAATGCAGACAGACATTCACTCCGAGACCCGttttaaacaaaaataatgttGTCGCAGAGCTAGTGGAACAACTAAGGAAGactagaatccaggctgccccTCCTGCTTTATCTACTGCTGGACCGGGAGATGTGGAGTGTGATATCTGCGCTGGGAGAAAACTCAAAGCTGCGAAGTCCTGTCTGGATTGTCTGTTGTCTTACTGTGAAACTCACTTCAAAGCTCACAATGAACTTCACCCAGGAAGAAACCACTCAGTGATTGATGCCACAGGCCAGCTACAGGAGAGGATCTGCTCCCGTCATAAGAAGGTTTTTGAAATATTTTGTCGTACTGATCAGAGTTTTATCTGCTATCCGTGCACGATGGACGAACATAAAGGCCATGACACAGTCACAGCTGCTGCAGAATGGGAAAACAAACAG AAGCAGTTGGGGCAGACCCAGAGGAGATTCCAGCAGAGaatccaggagagagagaaggagctgcAGGAGCTGAGGAAGGCTGTGGAGACTCTCAAG AGCTCTGCACAGACAGCAGTGGAGGACAGTGAGAGGATCTTCACTGAGATGATCCGCTCCATTGAGAGAAGGCGCTCTGAGGTGACAGAGCTGATCAGAGTTCAGGAGAAGGCTGAGGTGAGTCGGGTTGAAGGACTCCTGAAGCGACTGGAGCAGGAGATTGCTGagctgaagaggagagatgCTGAACTGGAGCagctttcacacacagaggatcACATCCATTTCCTCAAG AATGTTGTGTCGGTCACTGGTGCTCCTTGCAGTACAGTTTTAGCCAACATGACATTCAGCCAGAGTTTCTCTTTTGAGGCTGTGAAGGAATCTGTCTCTGCAGTGAAGGTGCAGCTGGAGGAGAAACTGGATGGCATTTTCAAGCAGGAAGTAGACAAAATATCTGCAGCAG TGGCACATATCCAGATCATCCAGTCTTTAGAAT